One genomic window of Solea solea chromosome 12, fSolSol10.1, whole genome shotgun sequence includes the following:
- the lmo2 gene encoding rhombotin-2, producing the protein MSSTIERKTLEANEEPVDEVLQMPPSLLTCGGCQQSIGDRFFLKAIEQYWHEDCLSCDLCGCRLGEVGRRLYYKLGRKLCRRDYLRLFGQDGLCASCEKRIRAFEMTMRVRDKVYHLECFKCAACQKHFCVGDRYLLINSDIVCEQDIFEWTKLNNNMV; encoded by the exons GGAGCCAGTGGATGAGGTCCTCCAGATGCCGCCCTCTCTGTTGACCTGTGGCGGGTGTCAGCAGAGCATTGGTGACCGTTTTTTCCTCAAGGCCATAGAACAATACTGGCACGAGGACTGTCTGAGCTGTGACCTGTGCGGCTGTCGGCTGGGGGAGGTCGGCCGTCGACTCTACTACAAGCTGGGGAGAAAATTATGTCGAAGAGACTACCTCAG ACTTTTCGGTCAAGACGGCCTGTGTGCTTCCTGTGAGAAGAGGATCCGGGCGTTTGAGATGACGATGCGTGTGCGGGACAAGGTTTATCACCTGGAGTGCTTCAAGTGTGCTGCCTGCCAGAAACACTTCTGTGTGGGGGACCGCTACCTGCTCATCAACTCAGACATTGTGTGCGAGCAGGACATTTTTGAGTGGACCAAACTCAACAATAACATGGTTTAG